CTCCTCAAACAGCGCGATTATAGCTTAGCCGAAGCGACGGATGACGCGAAATATACTAGATAACATCTGCTGCAATCTGTGGTTTTGTTCGTAATTTTGGCGAGTTTGAGCAAAAGCTGCCTTACTATTCACTTCTGATAAGGTGGGATAGATGTGAATTCCACTCAGAGCAGATAGCTTTAGATTATGCGACATTGCTAATATAATCTCATGGATAAGTTCGCCCGCCGCTGCACCAACTAAATGAGCGCCGAGTATTTGCCCGTTACGTTTGGTAATAATCTTAGCAAATCCGGCTGTCGTTCCGTCAGCTTGAGCGCGATCCACATCTGCATATTCTTGTTTGACAACTCGAATATCGTTACCATACTTTTCTCTAGCTTCTTGTTCCGTCAATCCCACCCTTGCTAATTCTGGCTCGGTAAATGTTGCCCAAGGAATGACGCGATCGCTTGCTTTAAATATTGGTAAAAACAAAGCATTTTTGAGAACGATATTTGCTTGATAACTAGCAACGTGGGTGAATTGATAACCGCCCAAAACATCGCCACAAGCGTAGATATGGGAGTTAGATGTTTGCAGTTTAGAATTGACTTGAATTCCCTTTTTACCTACTTTTACACCTGCTGCATCTAAGTTCAAAGATTCTACGTTTGGCGATCGTCCGGCTGCAACTAAAATTTGGTTGGCGACAATCTTTTCTTTTCCTGCCCAAATATATTTTTTACCATCTACAACTTCGATTTTTTCCGCTTTGGTATTGAGGAGAAAATTAATACCTTCAGATTTAAATTGTTGGTGGATAACTTCAACTGCTTCTGGATCTTCCTTAGGAAGGAGGCGATCGCGACTAGCAATAATGGTAACTTTCGATCCTAATCGAGAAAATGCTTGTCCTAACTCACAACCGATTGGTCCCCCACCAATAATTGCGAGTGTCTCTGGACGTTCGGTAATTTCAAACACTTCTTCGTTAGTAATAAATCCCGCTTGCTTCAGTCCTGGTATTGGTAGCGTGGCGGGACGAGAACCTGTAGCGATGACAAAACTTCTGGCTTTGAGGCGGCGGTTATTAACTTCAAAAGTTTTCTTGTCAATAAACTTACCATCACCAAAAATCACTTCTACACCCAAACCCTCAAACCTTTCTGGCGAATCGTGAGGTTCGATGGTAGTAATTGTATTTTGAACGTGCGCGATCGCTTTAGCAAAATCAATTTGCGGATCGTTACAGTAGATCCCAAATCTTCCCGCATGTTTCACCTCATAAGCCACGCGGGAAGCGCGGATCAAAGACTTACTAGGGACGCAACCATACCAAAGACAATCACCACCCAGCCGATGCTTTTCAACTAACGCTACCTTCGCCTTAAGTGCAGCGGCGACACCAGCCACCACCAAACCACCCGAACCGCCACCAATAACCACAAGATCGTATTCCACAGCCATGACAAGTACCTTTAGGAGAAAGCGCGATCGCTTCTTTCCCTATAATGACAGCCTGCTACTAGAGTCGCCAAACTTATTGAATCACATCAACAGCTACTTCTTGCCTTCTTCGCGTCTTTGCGTCTTTGCGTGACATCAATCGGAGAATATAACTAAGTACGAGGAAATAAAACAGCTCTCCCTTAATCTAGTATTAGAGAGATGCGATCGCACCCCCTATTTCCATTAAAAATAACAAACAGCTCATTAACTATCACTTTGCAGCATCGAACTTAACTCCAACGCCAACCACCGCTGAAATAGCCGTTCTAAAATTTCTTGAAATCTTTCCGAAGTTAACTGAGCTGAAAAAAATTCTTCTACTAATAGTAAACAATAACCTGTATCAGTTTGCAGAGGACCGAGCGCCTGTCCCACAGCACCACTAAAGACGATCGCTGCTATATCTGGTTGTAACTGAGACCGATAGATTCTCCCCTCATAACCGCATTGAAGTCGCCGTTGTTCGCTAATATCGTAGAAGTGTGCAGCTTCATAAAAGCTAATTTGACCCTCTTGCAATCGATATAAAATCTCTAATGCTTCAGCTGCACTAGACACGACAATTCGATAAAGTAAGACTCGTTCAAATTCACTTGGATGTTGGTTAAAGAATCGTTCTACTTCTATAGAAAAAAGACGTTGATTTAATTTTTCAGCCAACAGGCGATCGCGAATACTAGCTTCCCAAGTCTCTCGATCGAGCAGCCGATCTGTCAACCAAGTTAACAAATCGGCATCCATTTCTAAATCGCGATCGCGACGCTGGCGCTCTAACTCAGCTTGAATTTCCTCAGCTTCAACTGTTAAGCCTCTTTCCCGCGCCACACGTTCGATGATTCGGCGATATAAAATCTGCTGACAGACTTCCTTTAATTGCAAACTCTTTTGCAAGTAACTAACGATCTCAGCAAATTCTATAGGTAAACCAAAAAAATCAACGGACTGGGGTGCGGGATTCATAAATACAACCACTTGTCATCGTAATATTGAGTAAGTTAAGTGGTGACTATTAAGGCTTTTCAAGTAAGATAAAAGCTGCGTCTTAATACAAAACATCTCATTACAATTTTTCAGTTCGAGCTAACTAGTTGTTCCAAAACGATTGAAATAAATTAAATATATTTCGCATTCTAGAGCTACTAGAACGAGATCTACGTCTACCAGATCCACCAAAAAGCGGCATGGTAAACGCTAAAGTAATTTGCGATAATTTGTAACTCGTACGGCGAGAAATAGAACTGCCATCTGTAAACTTATCTTGAGCATCAGCGAAAGTGTCTATATCTGTTTTTTGAAAAAAGAAAGAGCCAAAGAAATCTTCCCAGCCAAATCCACCCACTACAGCTTCTTGTTCCCGATCGGATAACTCATCTAACAGCCGATCGCTCTTGTCTTCATTAGGCTCAGACATATTAATATCTACTCCACTTAAGGTAAGAAAAATCTTAAATTTTCGTCAGGTTTGTTACGCAAAACTGATAAAGAACCTTGAATTTGTAACTTTCCTCGATCGAGTAGCACCACCCAATCAGCGCGATCGATCGCACTCGGACGATGGGTGATAATAATTGTAGTTTTGCCCTTACGGTAGTTTAACAATCGCTCCAGAACTTGGAATTCACTCACCGGATCGAGACCAGAGGTCGCTTCATCTAAGATAAGAATAGGTGGATCGCTGACAATAGCGCGGGCGATCGCTAATCTTTGTCGTTGTCCTCCAGATAAATTTGCGCCAAATTCTCCTAAAACTGTTTGATATTTATTAGGTAGTTGACTGATAAAACTATCGGCATCCGCAATTTGACAAGCTTTAACAATTTGCTCGAACGGAAGGTGAGGATTTCCTAAACGGAAGTTTTCTAAAATTGAGCGACTCCAAAAATGAGGTTCTTGAGGAATCAATACGACTTGCTGACGCAGACAATCGATCGCGATATCTGACAGATTATACGTCCCAATCCGAATATTTCCTGATTGGGGTTCATATAAACCTGCAATTAATTTGGCTAAAGTACTTTTACCACATCCAGATTGACCGATCAAAGCAATAACTTGTCCGCCAGGAATCGTGACTGAAAAATCTTCTAGTAGATCGACTCTGCCAGCGTGATGAAAGTAGAGATTCGTACACTCAATATCTGCATCTGGTAAGATTTCAGCAAAGGGTTTATGAATGTCTCCAACCGCTTCTGGAGTTGCATCAATTACTTCTAAAAGACGATTGACTGCTGTTTGAGAACGAAAATATTCGTCTGTTAAACCAACTAGAGAGTTAATTAAACCAACAACATTAATCTGCATCGTGTTAAACGCTAGCATTTGCCCGATGCTGAGTTCCTTATTAATTACTAAAATGCTACCGAATCCCAGTAAAGCAATGCCACCAAGACTACTTAACGTTTGAGTGAAAACACCGTTAATAATGCCAATTTTAATTGTACTAAAAGTCAAATGTGCTAAACGACCAAAACGACTTTGAAATTCATCCCAAAATTGGGGTGTAGCCGCTGTAGTCTTCATCACCATCGCGCCTTTAAAAGTTTCTACCAAAACACCCTGATTTTCTGCCGATAAAACGAGAAGGCTGCGCGTTTTCTGCCGTAAAGCTGGCAAAAACGGTAGCGTTGATAAAATCATAATTGTGGCGATCGCCATCACCGCACAAGTCAGCTTCCAGCTATAAAACAGCATGAAGCCAAACGAAACTAGGGCAACAAAAAACTGACTGGGTAGATAGGCAACAATTTGCGAAACCAACTGATTGATTTCAGTAATATCTCGCAAGCGACTGACAATTTCTCCACTACGGCGAGTTTCAAAATAATCTAAAGGTAGATGCAAAAGTTTGCGTCCAAATTCCAAGACTAATCCTAACTGCAACTTTTGACTAAAATGAGCAATCATTGTAGTTTGTAATAGTTGCATCGTACTACTAAACAGAGTTGTAACTACCACAGCAGCTATAACAACACTTAGCAGTTGAACATCTCCCCGTACTAGAACATCATCTGTGAGAATTTGAATTAAAAATGGGCTAGCTAAGGCAAGTAAACCTAAGACAAGATTAATGCCCAAAGCCTCAATCAGTATGGCTCGATAAGGTAATATCCGTTGAAAAAAACGGATAAATCCGCCTAAAGAATCTTCTTCATCCCAATTATAAAAGCAGCTAGGATCGGGAGTTAGCAAAAGCATGATGCCATTCCATGCTTTCATTAATTCTCGCCTGCTTAAGTAGCGAATACCCGCAGCTGGATCGGCAATGACGTAATTCTTACCCTGTCGCCCGTACAATACTACCCAGTGGTTGCCTTGCCAATGCACGATCGCTGGTAGAGGAACATCATTAATATGGTCTACCACCTCTCGCGAAGCTTTAACTGGTCGAGTATTGAAACCCAAGGACTCCGAACCACGCCTTAAGCCCAACATCGTCGTTCCCAACTGTCCAGTACTGACAGCTTCCCGCGAACGATTAATACTTAAAACCCGTCCGTGATGTCTGCAAATTGTAGCCAGACAAGCTGCCCCGCAATCTTCCTCGCTTGCCTGTAAGACACATGGATATTTTTTGTTAAACAGGCTAACCATAATAGGTAATTGATAATAGGTAATGGGTAGTTGGTAATTGGGAAGCCGTAAGTCGTAGGGGCGGGTTTTTTGAAGATCCCTATGAAAAAATAAACAGTACTACAATTAAACCCGCCCGTACACAAGTCAGAAGTATTTCACGCACCACGCACCAATTTACAAATCCGTCAGTAGTCTTGCTTTTCTCAGAATGAATTGCAGTACGGTTTCGGAACGAGAAATAATATCGGCTGCACCTTCCATCCCAGGTTGCAACCGACAGACGCGATCGCCTGTACTGACAAATTCATTATCCGGCTGAATCGTCACTTCATAGATAGACGGGGCGATCGCTCCTAACCCCGCGCTAGCTGCGGGTATTGCATCTGGAGCAACAGCTTGAACTACACCTCTGAGAGTGCCGTAATCGGGATAAGGACAGGCAGAAACGCGCATTTGAACTTGTTGCCCGGGTTTGACTTTGCTAATATCTGGTTCTGCGACACGAGCTTTCACCACTAAGGAAGCGTCACGGGGAGCAATTTGGGCGATCGCATCCCCCATGCCTACCACCTGTCCTGAGTTACGCAGTTCTAGCTTGAGAATTGTGCCATCTGTAGGGGCAAGAATAAACGTCTTTCTCAGTTCCAAGCCAATTTGTTGTAGTTCTTTTGTATCCCGCTCTTGTTGATTTTGCAGGGCAATTTTGTTAACGATCAGGTTTTCGCGCTCTCTGTTTAATGCAGCTACAGTTGCAAGTCCTCTGGCTTTGGCTTGAGCAATCTGCTCGTTAGCTATAATCACCGTGGCATTACTAGGATTGAGGCTGGCTTCAGCTTGTTTGAGTTTGGCTTTAGCTGCTTTGAAAGCTTGTTCTTTTTCCTTAACTTGCAATTGGGCGATCGCACCTGTATTTGCTAGTTGTAGATATCTTTGCTTCTCTTCCTGTGCCAATCCTAGAGCAGCTTGAGCTGCTTGTACTTCTGCAATTGTGGCAATTTCCTTAGTTTGATATTCTCTACGTTGCAACATCAGTTCCGCGGCTGTCGCAGCTACAGAACGCTGCATTAAATTTGTCTCAGCAGCTATCTGACGATCTAAGGAATTAAGTTGAGCTGTAATTTGTACTAATTGTAAGTGGCTCTGCTGAATGTTGGTTTGCAATTGTTGTTTCTTAGTTTGAAGTTGTGAATTGTCGATCTCAGCAATTGGCTCACCTTTTTTTACAGCTTGATTTTCTTGCACGTTAATGCTTGTAATCGTTCCCTCTGTTGCTGCCTGAACAACCCGTAGTTCTCCGCTCGGACGGATATTTGCAGGTGCTTTGACTGTGACGTTGTAGCTGAGCGTGGCAGCTAGAGACACTCCTACACTAAAAATAGCGATCGCCATCCCGCCGCCGAGCGTTGTCAAAGAACCGATTGGGGGGATAAACTCATCAGTTTCAACTGCACCAAAATTGGGATCGATTTCGCTTACCATGGCTACAAACTCTTAGTTCGGCACTTAAATTCCATACCTAGAAAAACTAGGTTATTCAGGCAGTTAGAAAGAGGAAGTTTCTAGATAATCATCTTGGGAAACATCAATTGTTCCCCTACTCCAAATGGAGATTGCCATGCAATTGGCTCTATTATCACTGGTTTATCTCGTTTCCCTTTTTGAGAATCTGAGTCTGTACTACCTCCATCTGATGTTTCGGTTTTAATGTAATACTGCTTGTTGTTTTCGTACACCTTACCACCAGCCACAGTCTCTTGTTGCTCCTCAGATAAGTCTAGAAATAATTCTGAGGATTGGTTCTTGGAAAAGAACATGTTTGATACCTCGCTTATTGATTGCTATCCACTTAGTCAAGCTAAAACTATCAACAAGAAAACTGCCCGCCTCCTTGTAGGAAGTCTAATAAAAAGATTCCAGAGCCTTGTTCCTTTGCATTGTTCTTATTTGTGCAACGAGACGATCGGAGCGTGCAAAATGAAGAATTTAGGAGGCTCTGGAATCTATATTCAGGTAGTTTGTGCAGGTAAACGCTCTACCTTATCGCAGTTTTTTGTCAAATGTTGCACGTCACGTAAATTAGCTTAGTTTGGCAAAGAAATCCTTATAAGCTGCGGTATTAACATCCATAGTATCGTGCTTGAAGCTTTGCAGATTCGTGCTGCCTTTTGGAGTCGATTCCTGAGCCACTTCCAGGTTTGTTATGGTTTCATTAGCTTTGAAATGAGTCGCCAGCTTATCTTTCAAAACATCGCCTGAGCTGCCACCACCTGCAACCAACTGCTGCTGCTCCTCAGACAATTCCACAAATAATTCAGACTTGATATTATTAGCGATCATGGGAAAATCTCCTGTGTTTAAACTAGTGATAGCGCTTACTAATCGGGTTATCTCTAGCAAAGAGCTTTTGGATTTATTGCCGAAATAAATTAACCTAATTTGGCAAAGAAATCTTTATAAGCTGCGGTACTAATATCGAGAGTATCGTGCTTGAAGCTTTGTAGATTCGTGCTACCCTCAGGACCCGACTGTTGAGCTACATCCAGGTTGGTTAAACTGTTATTGGCTTTGTAGTAAGTAGCAAGTTTGTCGCGAAGCTCATCCCCTGTAGAACCACCACCTGTAACTACTTGTTGTTGCTCGTCGGATAAATCTAAAAACAATCCAGATTGCATATCTGTATCGAACATAGCTTTAGCTCCTTCTAAATTTAGATGTTAGATATTCAACCACTAACTGCATAAGAAATTGAATATCTATCTATTAACAAGATAGAAAAAGCAACTGTCGAATTCCACAGCGTATCTCCCCAATACACTAGGTATTTACCCTAAGTATATCTACTGGCGTTTTTCTCTTTAATACAGAATTACACATTTAATTTCTATAGTGTATTTACCTAAAAAACTAGGTATGTCCCCTGAGTGAGATTACGCTCAGCTAAAAAATTCAAACTAACATCTATCTTTCAGATGATATACGTTAAGAGAGACTATTTTTCTTGCTGATTTACCATCAAAAATAGTCTGCAACATAAAACCAAGCTATTGCAAAAGTCATTCTGTCTATTGAGTTAGCGATCGCTACTCAAAGGCAAAATATTAGCAACTTCTGCATCTAGCTTGGTTGAGAAAATAAATATTTTCAATCTTTAGACTTAGCGCTGTTAACCGTCAACTGTTAACCATCAACTATTAATTAGATGGCGTTCTCTGGCAAAGCACGCAAGTTCTACTCTATTGTTGGTTCCAGTTTTACACAGTAAATTACTAACATACTTTTCTACTGTTCGAGGACTGAGGTATAAGCTAGAACCTATTTGAGCATTTGATAAACCTTTGACTAAAAGTTGAAGTACTGCTTGTTCTCTTTTAGTTAAGGAAAAATTATCAAAAGTCTTAGTATCAGTTGTCCTTTCCTGTTGGTGCTGGTAAGGATTATAGCGCGGTGTATCGACTCGAACAGTTGGTTCTTCTTGGCTTGAAGGATAGTGTAGTGTATTATAGGTTTTGCCTTGTTGCTGTTCCATATTTTGTTGTTGAAGCCGTAAGCGCCATTCCCACTGCATTAATTGGGATATTAACTGCGATCGCTCTAGTAAATTACGCACCACAGCATATAATTCATTCAATTCAAAGGGTTTGGCTAAATATGCATCTCCCCCTACTTGATAGCCGCGAATTCTTCCTTCAGTATCTGTTCGTGCTGTCAAAAACATTACGGGTAGGAGTCGAAATGTTGGATGCTGACGTATCCACTCAATTAACTCGTAGCCATCCATCTCTGGCATACTAATATCAGTAATGACGAGATGCGGTTGACATTCCTCAATCTGCTTCTGCGCTTCTTTCCCATTCTCAGCTGCGATCGCTGAATATCCCCACTGCTTCAAAGAACAACTCACCAGCAGACGAATAGCCGGATCGTCATCGACGACAAGGATTAATAATGACATATTGTAAATTTTTCTCTAACTATTTTGAGTTAGCTGCCGCGAACTGACTGCCTAGTAGAAGATAGACAGTCCCCGATCTAGAGAAATTGGAATTCCTTGACACCCTGAGAATAGAAACTTGAGTTCTCTTTGTTCTCTCTTATTTTTTTATCGATACCAACTTGAATCTAAAAAAGTATGAGTGTTTTATTCTTTATTCTGTTACAGAGTATACTCTATTTTTTTCTTTTTTTTCAATTGTACTGTCTTTGAAAAGCAGAGACTCTACCATAAGTCAGAGTTCTCTAGTTTGAATTTATGTAACCAAACTTACTGTAAGTGAAATACAACTTTTTCGGTAAAAATTGCTACTAATAAAAACTGATGCTTACTTGTCACATTCTACTACTAAAATCGCCCTGCTTGTTTCAGTTTACTAATTTGCTAGTTGCTACCATTTTGCGATCGCCTAAAATTTCGGTTTCGATGCTGAGAGAACTGGAGTAGTTAGTATCAATCGACAAAGTCATTGAAGGGAATAGATACGATAATCAACTGTTTTCATCTTAATGGGTAAAAAAGCAATCCTTCCTTTCACCCATAGACACTAGACCAAATAAGGGTTTTAATGATCTTAGCCCCGCGTCTTATCTGTCTATGTCCTCATCCCTGCAACCACCATACATACAGGATTTCACTCACTTCGAGCAGCACGTAGCCAGAATTTTTCACAGACACGGGTGGACGGTTGTGACTCCCGAACAAAACCAAGCAGGTTACGATTTAGTTGTCAGTAAAAGCAATATTGTGGCAGCTGTTCAAGTCAAGTGGCTCAAAAATAACGTTGCCGCACCGCAAATTTTAAAGTTTGTTGACTTTCTTGAATCTCCAGCAGCTTGTCAGTTTAATTATGGTATTTTCATTACTACAAAAGATTATAGTGGACCAGCTCGCGCCCTAATTAAATCTTGGGGAAAAGATGCGAGAATTCGCTGTGGCATCGCTTCCGAACATAAAATTACTTGGGTAAATGGCGATGACGGTACACCTCCACCCCAACCACCAAAACAAGACAAGATTTATTTTGGGATTTTCACTTGTAAAGGTGGAGTTGGAAAAACCACAGTTGCAGCGCACTTAGCAGGAGCATTTGCCTTACAAGGATTCAATGTTGCTTTGGTAGATTTAGATCCAGAACAAAACTTACATAAATTAGTAGGAGATGGGGTTTACGTTCCTAATAGTAAAGGTACGGGTACAACTATTGAAGTCTACGATGCAAGAGCTTGGGATGAAAACGCCGCCCGTGATTGCAAAATAGTTATATGTGATTGTTCTCCTGCTTTAGAACGCAACCCAAGAGAACTAATTGAGAAATTTGATTATTGTATTATTCCTACAACTTTGAATCCTCTAGGTATTAATAAACATGGAATCGTGATTCAAGATACAGTGCAAAAAATTAGAAGTATTAATCAAGCTGCTCACCTATTTGTTTTAGTTAATAATTTTAGAGATCCAGGAATTAGACGATTCAAAATTTTAAAAGAGTCATTTTTATCGGTTTATAAACATATTAGCCAGAACGATAAGAAGTTTCATTGTATCGATCCAGAACAAGTTTGCATTCGTACTAGCGACCAACTATACTACTGGGGAATCCATATTCTAGAGAATCCCGATAATCCATCGAGTGAACTAGCATTTCAGTTGATCGGTGGCAAGTGTTATCCGCGAGATGATTTTATTAGCTTAGTCGATTACATAGAAAGAGAAGCAGGGATCGGAATTCTGCGAGAATAATAGGGGATATTGTCACTAGAACGCATAAACATGGAAGATTTTAATTTCATCACCCCTCTGGGACTATTTGCAGGAGTCCTGACAACGATCGCATACTTACCCCAGTTGGTCAAAACTTGGAAGACGAAATCAGCTCACGATCTTTCTTGGAGTATGCTCATCGTTTTATGTACGGGAATAATTCTGTGGTTGGTTTACGGCTTTTACGTACACGATATTCCTATCATCGCTGCCAATATCGTAACATTTATTTTTGCTGGAATGATTTTGATGCTGAAGATTCGCTATAAATCAGATCCTAGCGAAGAGAATTAACTTTGTCCAAATGTACCTCATAACCAATGTAGAGATGCACGAGATCGCGTCTCTACAAATTTTTCAACATAACTACCAACGCTGTTACACCTACAACAGTCATTAATCCTGTTGGCATGAATTTGCGTGTTTTTATCAGACGAGTAGTAAAAATAATCACTAATATTGCTGTAACTATAGCAGCTAACCCGAGACCCCAGACTTGACCAAAAGATCGCGCAACTCCTCCCAGAATCAGCAATAACCCGCTAGCAGTACCAGAAATCAGCGAAGCCTGACTCTGAGCTTGCTTATAGCCAATCGCGCCGCCAACTATGGCTAAAATCCCATACGCGATCGCCGCAACCACACCTGGATTCATTACCTGAAGATTTGTTCAATAATTTAACTATTATTTCATTTTTTCAAACATATAAACGTATATTTTTGTATCCCAGAGCAATTTACCATCTACCAAGAATTTGTAATAAATTCTCCCAGACTCCAGTAGCGATCCTCCTCAAATTTAGTTGGTAAATCTTTTCATCTAGCACAATTCTCAGCTAACAGGAAAAATTCGATTGCCAACTAATGCTAATTGCTGCACATTCTCATTATGAGTATTTTCATCTGTAGTAAAGTGCTTGTCAATCAATTCTGCAACCTGCTCGGTTTGTACGCGGGTATATCTAGTTTTATCGGGCATCACCACGACATTTGGTCCAGCTTTGCACTGTTTGAGGCAACCAGTAGGCTTAATTTCTACCTCATTTTCCAAACCGCGCTCATTCAAAGATGCTTGTAATGCTTTACAAACTCCGTTTGCACCCCGTTTGACGCAATCAGACTTCTGACACACTAAGATACTAGCTTTTGCTTTGGTTTGTCGTTTAACAGGTGTAGCAGGAGTCATAGCTGGCGGTTGGCGATCGATAACGATCACTCGTTCTGCCTTCAATTTGAGCGAATCTTTTTTATAGTCAAACTTTCTCTCACCAAAAATTTGTACTACATCCCCTAAATTCAGGTTTAACTCCATAGGTGAACGCAGATACTTGGGTAGTTTGACTCGATATTCACCTTCTAAAGTGCCAACTTGCAAATATTTACGCTTATAGCCATCTTCTAATTCAAACCTGAGAAATTTTCCCTCTAAGCTAAAAGCCGATACTTCTTTACCAAAGCGACTACTCATTGCTTTATCACCTTCGGATGAACGACAACCAATGCTCGATCTACGGTTTTACCAGCACTGTTTTAACCACCACACCAAATCTTGGCGAGATGCAGTGAATTGTCTCAAAACACTACTCAATTGAACTGCCGTTGTGGGATCGGCTATCTCAACTTTTAATGGCTGTCCGGCATCGCACCAACAAGGAATCTCTAACTCTTGTAAACGTTGATACACCTGCCATCTATCTGCCCATTTCACTTCCACAATTTCTCTAACTTCCGGTTCGCAACCTAACGGCTTCAACCCCATACCCTCCGATGCTCAAATTACATTTCGTCATCTTATTGCCGTGACTAGCCGTGCTAGTTGCCGACAGTTTAACTTTACCCAATAGCATACCCTAAATGCAAATAATTCTCATGATATTTGCAAAAAACTTTCTTTAATCAAGGGTTGTCTCAACAGTCAAAAGCACTGAAATACATAGCGCTCGCGCTGTTTAAAGCTTGACTAGAGAGCGATAATGAAAGTAGCAGTGAGTTATCGATAACAGCATCACAACCAGCAAAGAGAGGAGAACCATGTCTGAGGCAACAATTCTACGGAACTTCGGTCAGGTATATGACAACCCTATTCTGCTCGATCGCAGTGTCACCACTCCTGTTTGCGAAGGATTAAATATTGCTCTTGCTAGCTTTCAGGGTTTGTACCTGCAATACCAAAAACATCATTTTGTTGTTGAGGGTGCAGAATTCTATATGCTGCATCAGTATTTCAGCGAAAGCTATGAAGAAGTCCAGGGACACGTTCACGATGTTGGCGAACGTTTAGATGGACTGGGTGGCGTACCCGTAGCTAGTTTTAGCCAACTCGCCCAGATGTGCTGCTTCGAGCCAGAACCAGACGGTGTTTTTGCTTGCCGTCAAATGGTAGAACACGACTTAGCAGCAGAACAGGCAATTATTGGGTTAATCCGTCGTCAAGCCGCTCAAGCAGAAAGTTTAGGCGATCGCGCTACCCGTTACTTATACGAGAAAATCCTACTCGAAACCGAAGAAAGAGCATATCACTTAGGGCATTTCCTCGCCCACGACAGCCTAACGTTAGGTTTTATGGGGAACGGTTCTAGGTAGGAGTGAGGAGTGAGGAGTGAGGGAAAGAAGAGAGCTGAGGGAGCTGGGGGAGCAACTGCTATTCGCAATTTGCAATTAAGCAACTAAGCAACTTTTCGCTCCTCTCCCTCTTTTCTCTCTATAAGATTTTGTTT
This window of the Chroococcidiopsis thermalis PCC 7203 genome carries:
- a CDS encoding TMEM14 family protein, with amino-acid sequence MNPGVVAAIAYGILAIVGGAIGYKQAQSQASLISGTASGLLLILGGVARSFGQVWGLGLAAIVTAILVIIFTTRLIKTRKFMPTGLMTVVGVTALVVMLKNL
- a CDS encoding Dps family protein, which produces MSEATILRNFGQVYDNPILLDRSVTTPVCEGLNIALASFQGLYLQYQKHHFVVEGAEFYMLHQYFSESYEEVQGHVHDVGERLDGLGGVPVASFSQLAQMCCFEPEPDGVFACRQMVEHDLAAEQAIIGLIRRQAAQAESLGDRATRYLYEKILLETEERAYHLGHFLAHDSLTLGFMGNGSR
- a CDS encoding Asr1405/Asl0597 family protein: MGLKPLGCEPEVREIVEVKWADRWQVYQRLQELEIPCWCDAGQPLKVEIADPTTAVQLSSVLRQFTASRQDLVWWLKQCW
- a CDS encoding (2Fe-2S) ferredoxin domain-containing protein, translated to MSSRFGKEVSAFSLEGKFLRFELEDGYKRKYLQVGTLEGEYRVKLPKYLRSPMELNLNLGDVVQIFGERKFDYKKDSLKLKAERVIVIDRQPPAMTPATPVKRQTKAKASILVCQKSDCVKRGANGVCKALQASLNERGLENEVEIKPTGCLKQCKAGPNVVVMPDKTRYTRVQTEQVAELIDKHFTTDENTHNENVQQLALVGNRIFPVS
- a CDS encoding response regulator transcription factor, which encodes MSLLILVVDDDPAIRLLVSCSLKQWGYSAIAAENGKEAQKQIEECQPHLVITDISMPEMDGYELIEWIRQHPTFRLLPVMFLTARTDTEGRIRGYQVGGDAYLAKPFELNELYAVVRNLLERSQLISQLMQWEWRLRLQQQNMEQQQGKTYNTLHYPSSQEEPTVRVDTPRYNPYQHQQERTTDTKTFDNFSLTKREQAVLQLLVKGLSNAQIGSSLYLSPRTVEKYVSNLLCKTGTNNRVELACFARERHLINS
- a CDS encoding SemiSWEET family sugar transporter, which encodes MEDFNFITPLGLFAGVLTTIAYLPQLVKTWKTKSAHDLSWSMLIVLCTGIILWLVYGFYVHDIPIIAANIVTFIFAGMILMLKIRYKSDPSEEN
- a CDS encoding restriction endonuclease, yielding MSSSLQPPYIQDFTHFEQHVARIFHRHGWTVVTPEQNQAGYDLVVSKSNIVAAVQVKWLKNNVAAPQILKFVDFLESPAACQFNYGIFITTKDYSGPARALIKSWGKDARIRCGIASEHKITWVNGDDGTPPPQPPKQDKIYFGIFTCKGGVGKTTVAAHLAGAFALQGFNVALVDLDPEQNLHKLVGDGVYVPNSKGTGTTIEVYDARAWDENAARDCKIVICDCSPALERNPRELIEKFDYCIIPTTLNPLGINKHGIVIQDTVQKIRSINQAAHLFVLVNNFRDPGIRRFKILKESFLSVYKHISQNDKKFHCIDPEQVCIRTSDQLYYWGIHILENPDNPSSELAFQLIGGKCYPRDDFISLVDYIEREAGIGILRE